A genomic region of bacterium CG_4_10_14_0_2_um_filter_33_32 contains the following coding sequences:
- a CDS encoding tRNA 2-thiouridine(34) synthase MnmA, whose translation MIFTISNQRKDGLGMKSKRQKVVVAMSGGVDSSVAAFLLKEQGYDVIGVFMRFWSSDQPKNVPFCAFENLCCSAEAMQVALETANKLKILFHVLDLRDFFKKNIVDYFIDEYLSGRTPNPCIVCGQKIKFSALFHKAIDIFEADYFATGHYARVDSYERLINGKKEKMFRLLKGTDSNKDQSYFLYTAIQKVLKHFLLPIGGYRKEEVRRIAKESNLPSYNRKESQEICFVPFGDYRQFLESQVEPEKFKAGKIINAKGEILGQHNGIAFYTVGQRKGIGIAAKEPLYVIDINSKDNILVVGKEKDLYRKSLLAENINWISGKAPTKVTDIKSKIRYAMKEQKADIHPEKDKFKLTFKTPQRAITSGQSAVFYDGEEVLGGGIIDHVL comes from the coding sequence ATGATTTTTACAATAAGCAATCAAAGGAAAGATGGGTTGGGTATGAAAAGTAAAAGACAAAAGGTGGTTGTAGCTATGAGCGGTGGAGTTGATTCATCTGTGGCCGCATTTTTACTCAAAGAGCAAGGGTATGATGTTATCGGTGTTTTTATGCGCTTTTGGTCTTCGGATCAGCCGAAGAATGTACCTTTTTGCGCTTTTGAAAATCTTTGTTGTTCTGCAGAGGCAATGCAGGTTGCTCTTGAAACTGCTAATAAACTAAAAATTCTTTTTCATGTGTTGGATTTAAGGGATTTTTTCAAAAAGAATATTGTTGATTATTTTATAGATGAATATTTATCTGGTAGAACACCTAATCCATGTATTGTATGTGGGCAAAAAATAAAATTCAGTGCTTTATTCCATAAAGCCATTGATATATTTGAAGCAGATTATTTTGCAACTGGTCATTATGCAAGAGTGGACAGTTATGAAAGATTAATAAATGGTAAAAAAGAAAAAATGTTTAGGCTTTTAAAAGGTACTGATAGTAATAAAGATCAGAGTTACTTTTTATATACAGCTATACAGAAAGTATTAAAGCATTTTTTACTTCCTATAGGTGGTTATAGAAAAGAAGAAGTAAGAAGGATCGCTAAAGAAAGTAATCTTCCTTCATATAATAGGAAGGAGAGCCAGGAAATTTGTTTTGTTCCCTTCGGTGATTATCGTCAGTTTTTAGAGAGCCAGGTTGAACCGGAAAAATTCAAAGCAGGAAAAATCATTAATGCTAAAGGCGAAATCTTAGGACAGCATAATGGAATAGCTTTTTATACGGTAGGTCAAAGAAAGGGTATTGGTATTGCGGCGAAAGAGCCATTGTATGTTATAGATATCAATTCGAAAGATAATATATTGGTTGTAGGGAAAGAAAAAGATTTATATAGAAAATCTTTATTGGCAGAAAATATAAATTGGATTTCTGGAAAAGCACCAACAAAAGTTACGGATATTAAATCAAAGATACGTTATGCAATGAAAGAACAGAAAGCAGATATTCATCCAGAAAAAGATAAGTTCAAATTAACTTTTAAAACACCACAAAGAGCTATAACGTCAGGACAGTCAGCTGTTTTCTATGATGGTGAAGAAGTGCTTGGCGGCGGGATTATTGATCATGTTTTGTAA